A single window of Scomber scombrus chromosome 12, fScoSco1.1, whole genome shotgun sequence DNA harbors:
- the LOC133992237 gene encoding zinc finger MYM-type protein 1-like encodes MTATSCSSSSSSSSSMAAPLQYEATPHLSVNTSSPPCDTTSPEDTQIISNQIISDDPALWPKAIDDNARCQIVRKGPLQITDMDFPQNTENPPWRFTKDNYKMTMRNGEKIQRSWLMYSVSTDTVFCFSCTLFGKCDSALSSSGYCAWNNLDHHLKEHEYSNMHCENMRSWHDLQKRLQTRTTIDQTHQNLLQIEIEHWKGVIRRVISIICHLAESNQALRGPSNVLYDHHNGNFLSLVELMAQYDPVLSEHIRRIQNKETKVHYLSGIIQNEIITLVGDKTLEEIVRRVTKAKYFSVIMDCTPDISHKEQLSIVLRIVNCEPSVGVSIAEHFIGFIDIEDTTGRGLTETLLEHLQNHNLNISDCRGQSYDNGSNMMGQKQGVQSRILQNCKALCVPCSSHTLNLVVADAAKSSVLAISFFGVLQRLYNLFSSSVQRWAILKEHVKQLSLKPLSTTRWEACIESVKAVRYQLPQILKALSALQTFAVEKRDSETMSTANALHDELKSWHFLLCTMIWYNVLYQVNLVSKLLQSPDVSLETIKTETQGVRQCLENLRDSGLASCQSDAVEIAEELEIEMELPEKRQRKAAKHYQHEGAAETQSSPEESFKREFFLPLVDTALRSLNDRFSKMEDVYVLYSFLFSKKSMQQVLKSGKIRASCKNLEQTMHDIEADDLELEINSAVYTFPDHASTCPHDMLNYIYSENLLDLYSNLSIALRLLLTLPVSVASGERSFSALKLIKTYLRSTMCQERLTGLALISIERDVRRSLDMEDIVAAFAEAKQQF; translated from the coding sequence ATGACGGCAActtcatgcagcagcagcagcagcagcagcagcagcatggcaGCACCTTTACAATATGAGGCCACACCACATCTTTCTGTCAACACCTCTTCACCGCCCTGTGACACCACATCACCAGAAGATACTCAAAtaatatcaaatcaaataatatCAGATGATCCTGCGCTGTGGCCAAAAGCCATCGACGACAATGCTCGTTGTCAAATTGTGAGAAAAGGACCACTCCAAATAACAGACATGGACTTCCCCCAAAATACAGAAAACCCACCTTGGAGATTCACCAAAGATAATTACAAAATGACAATGAGAAATGGTGAGAAGATCCAACGTTCATGGTTAATGTACTCTGTCAGCACAGACACAGTATTTTGTTTCTCTTGCACTCTTTTTGGAAAGTGTGACAGCGCTTTAAGCAGTAGTGGCTACTGTGCATGGAACAACCTAGATCATCACCTCAAAGAACATGAATATTCAAACATGCATTGTGAGAATATGAGAAGCTGGCATGATCTGCAGAAGAGATTGCAGACTAGGACAACCATAGACCAAACCCATCAGAATTTGTTGCAGATTGAGATTGAGCATTGGAAAGGTGTCATCAGAAGAGTGATTTCTATCATCTGCCATCTGGCTGAGAGCAATCAAGCTTTGAGAGGGCCTTCAAATGTGCTCTATGACCATCACAATGGGAATTTCCTCTCCTTAGTGGAACTGATGGCACAGTACGATCCAGTGCTGAGTGAGCACATTAGAAGAattcaaaacaaagaaacaaaggtTCACTATTTGAGTGGGatcattcaaaatgaaataataaccCTTGTTGGAGACAAAACTCTTGAAGAGATAGTGAGACGAGTGACCAAAGCAAAGTACTTCTCTGTCATCATGGACTGCACACCTGACATCAGTCACAAAGAACAACTTTCCATTGTTCTGAGGATTGTGAATTGTGAACCATCAGTTGGTGTCTCTATTGCTGAGCATTTCATTGGATTTATTGACATTGAGGACACAACTGGTAGGGGTCTGACTGAAACTCTGCTGGAACATCTGCAGAATCATAACCTAAACATTTCTGACTGTCGTGGCCAGTCATATGACAATGGAAGCAACATGATGGGACAAAAACAAGGTGTTCAGTCAAGAATATTGCAGAATTGCAAGGCATTGTGTGTCCCCTGCAGCAGTCACACTCTCAATCTGGTTGTGGCAGATGCTGCAAAGTCATCAGTCCTGGCCATCTCGTTTTTTGGTGTGCTGCAAAGACTCTACAATCTCTTCAGTTCATCTGTACAACGCTGGGCAATTCTGAAGGAGCATGTAAAGCAGTTGTCTCTTAAACCTTTGTCAACAACAAGATGGGAGGCTTGTATTGAAAGTGTGAAGGCTGTGAGATACCAACTGCCACAGATTCTCAAAGCACTGTCGGCTCTCCAGACATTTGCAGTGGAGAAGAGGGATTCGGAAACAATGTCCACTGCTAATGCTTTGCATGATGAGCTGAAGTCCTGGCATTTTCTGTTGTGCACCATGATCTGGTACAATGTCTTGTACCAGGTTAACCTTGTGAGCAAGCTGCTGCAAAGTCCAGATGTTTCTCTGGAAactattaaaacagaaacacagggAGTGAGGCAGTGCCTGGAAAACTTAAGGGACAGTGGGCTTGCTTCATGTCAATCTGATGCTGTAGAAATTGCAGAAGAACTGGAAATTGAAATGGAGCTTCCAGAGAAAaggcagagaaaagcagcaaaacacTATCAGCATGAGGGAGCAGCAGAAACCCAGTCCAGTCCAGAAGAGTCCTTCAAAAGGGAGTTCTTTCTCCCTTTAGTAGACACAGCCCTTAGAAGCCTGAATGACAGATTCTCAAAAATGGAAGATGTCTATGTTCTCTACAGTTTCCTGTTTTCAAAGAAAAGCATGCAACAGGTGCTAAAGAGTGGCAAGATTCGTGCAAGTTGCAAGAACTTGGAGCAAACAATGCATGACATTGAGGCAGATGATTTAGAATTGGAGATCAATTCTGCTGTCTACACTTTTCCAGACCACGCTTCCACCTGCCCACATGACATGTTAAACTACATTTACAGTGAAAACCTTCTGGATCTGTACAGTAATCTAAGCATTGCATTGCGTCTCCTCTTGACTCTTCCAGTCTCTGTTGCCTCTGGTGAGAGGAGCTTTTCTGCTTTGAAGTTGATCAAAACCTATTTGAGGTCAACCATGTGCCAGGAGAGGCTCACAGGACTGGCACTGATTTCAATAGAAAGAGATGTTCGGAGGTCCTTAGATATGGAAGACATAGTGGCTGCATTTGCAGAAGCCAAGCAGcagttttaa
- the gpatch11 gene encoding G patch domain-containing protein 11, translating to MSDEEEDYMSDAFLSKMQDVKPGVSMLRRVKETIKKETQQLENNIKNRQKTFKEQEKESREAALHSSISNQNKGFALLQKMGYKAGQGLGKQGAGRVDPIPLNIKTDRGGIGMEEVKKRKAEEELEHYRQKVRAKQQNETKSLEDFRSRVRTEREERKIEGDLRRSQRSCEQLDSQKGITVPREDWYWPKAEADDEEDEPKEEEEEEEEEEEEEIVELTSFDKLQILTSYLRGVHFYCIWCGTTYNDEEDLCSNCPGDTAADHE from the exons ATGTCTGATGAGGAGGAGGACTATATGTCTGACGCATTTCTCAGCAAAAT GCAAGATGTGAAACCAGGTGTCAGCATGTTGAGGCGAGTAAAAGAAACTATTAAAAAGGAGACACAACAGTTGGAGAACAACATCAAGAATCGTCAAAAGACCTTCAAAGAGCAAGAGAAGGAGAGCCGAGAAGCAGCTTTACACAGCTCTATCAGCAATCAGAACAAGGGCTTTGCACTTCTGCAGAAAATGGGTTACAAAGCTGGCCAAGGCCTCGGAAAACAGG GAGCAGGAAGAGTTGATCCAATTCCATTAAATATCAAAACCg ACAGAGGTGGCATTGgaatggaggaggtgaagaagagaaaagcagaggaggagcttGAACATTATCGACAGAAAGTACGAGCCAAACAACAGAACGAGACTAAATCTCTGGAAGATTTTAG aTCAAGAgtaaggacagagagagaggagcgtAAGATTGAAGGAGATCTCAGGAGGAGTCAGCGATCCTGTGAGCAGCTTGACAGTCAGAAG ggTATCACAGTCCCCAGGGAAGACTGGTACTGGCCTAAAGCAGAGGCtgatgatgaggaagatgaacctaaggaggaggaggaggaagaagaagaagaggaggaagaggagattgTGGAATTAACT TCCTTTGACAAACTGCAAATTTTGACATCCTATTTACGTGGAGTCCATTTTTACTGCATATGGTGTGGGACCACCTATAATG atGAAGAGGACTTGTGCTCTAACTGTCCTGGAGACACAGCAGCAGACCATGAATga